GATAATGCCTTCTGGTACATCTTTCCTTCAGCACCTCAGCCTTAGTCAGGCCATGTCTATACTTTTACCTCATCAGAGTTTCTCGCTCTGCTGTGCTCTGTCTTTCTGTACCAGCCTCTTTAAAGCCCCCTTTACATCTTTGTTTCTCAGAGTGTAAATGAGAGGGTTAAGGGTGGGAGTTACAACAGTGTACAAAAGGGTTATGAACTTTCCTTGACTGTGGGCATAAGAGCTGTTGGGCTGGATATAGACAGCTGTGATGGTTCCATAGAAGAGAGTTACTACCAAGAGGTGGGACCCACAAGTGCCAAGGGCTTTTCGCCAGGCTTGAGCTGACCTGATCCTCATTACTGCTTGAGCAATGCATCCATATGAGATCAAGATAAGtgtcagagggaggaggagaagcacCAAGGAAGCCATGAAGAGCTGCACCTCATTGGCATGAATGTTTACACAGGCCAACTTGACCATGGCAGGCACTTCACAGATGAAGTGGTAAATCCTGCGGTTCCCACAGCGGGGCAGCCGAAGGGTGATGGTGCTCTGAATTAGGGTGTTGCCCACTCCACTCAACCATGCCATTCCTACCAGAGACTGGCAAAGTCGTGAGTGCATAACTGTGGCATAATGGAGTGGCCGACAAACAGCAGCATAGCGATCAAACGCCATGACAGCTAGGAGAACACATTCAGTGGATCCCAGCGCCAGGGATACATAGAGTTGAATGGCACAGCCTGTAGGACTGATGGTCTTGTATGGACCATGGAGGTTCCATAGCAGTTGGGGAGCGATGCTGGTGGTAAAGCAGAGGTCAACAAAGGAGAGATGGGTAAGAAAATAATACATGGGTGTGTGGAGCATGGGATCCAGATAAGAGATCAAGATGATTGCTGTGTTGCCAACCAGTGTCAGGAGATAGGAGATTAACACAACCGCAAAGAGGATCTTCTCAAGCTGCGGGTTATCGGAGAAGCCCACCAATATGAAATCCCCTGCCAAACTCTCATTAATCATCGCCATCACTCTGCtcttgaaaaggagagaggcgcATGTGAAAATATAGAAGTCAGATAGTGAGAAACAGTTAAGATCAGAAATACAGTTGGGAGAAACTGATCCTGAAGGTGAGATAAGAGGGGTGTGCCAtttggggaaagagagagaaccgTTTGTCTCTAGGAGGAAATTAAAAGTGTGCAAGAGCTTACAGAAAACTATTAAACATATGATGACATAAAGTGGACCGATATAAGAAAGATTAATCGTTAATTATTGCTCTGTTCTCCAAAGTGattcattttttcttataaatccaCCGTCTTATTCCCCAATAATATCCTGTAAGCTTGTAAGTTAAAGAAAATAAGGAGATGTTATCCAATCAAAAAACATCTTTGTAGACATTCTATCAGTtgtcaataataaaaatagcaataagaatattttttgataaaaattatatatttccaTACTCTACAGTAACACATGCAATTCTTAAAGTCATGCTAAGGGTGAAAAATCTAATCATCATAGAGTTTTAATTAGTTATTAGATACCATCTATATAAATAGTTTCTCtcaatattttttcataataaaaaatggGTAGATTAAATGGTGTTATAGTCTTCAGAGAGAAGCATTGTTGTAAGTTGCAAGTAAATGTTTAGCTCCgcattaaaaacattttgttttcaatcagatattttatttttatattaattaaagGACCCAACGCTActcaaaaatttcatttatttcataaaactttttggaatatgaatttttctttatataactTTGTATTATATAGTAGCAGAATATGAAGTCTGTTTGATTCCTTTGTGATATGTCACTAACTTcataacactttcatttcataGTAACTGCTGACTCGCTGCTGAAGAATTTGATGATAAGAGACAAAAACCACCATTTTTGGAAAGGAGATAAAGAtgcagtacatttttaaaatgacagcCTCTTTTGGCAAGTGAAGTAGAGAGTGAATAAGAGCTAACTAGTGGATAAGATAAGGAAGGACTATTTTCAGCAGAGGAAGTAGCTTGTAAGGCTTTAAACCAAAAAAGCATTGAGGAGCTGAGAAATATCTGAGAAATATCCTGAATAAGGAAAATTATGGGCAAAGTGTCTTATGGTTAGACTGCAATAGTaagcaaacaaaataatcaaGAGAAGTGTTTGAGATTTGTATTTATCCAAAGCACCTTAAAGGTTAGCCTTTGAGGGATTTATAAACAGGTCAAGGGGTAATGAATGTCAGGAGGGAGTCAATAACCGACATGTTGTttctgttcatttgctaagtcatgtccgattctttatgacctcatgaactgcaggatgccaggcttttctgttcatcactgtctcctggagcttgctcaaactcatgtccattgagttggtgatgtcatccaactatctcatcctctgtcacgcccctctcctctcaccttcaatctttcccagcatcagagtcttttccaatgagtgggctctttgcatcaggtggccaaagtattggaacttcagcatcagtccttccagtgactatttgaagttgatttcctttaggactgacaggtttgatctccttgctgtccaagggactctcaagagtcttctgcagcactgcaattgaaaagcatccattcttttgtGCTCATGTTGTTTGTGTTTAAAAAACAGCTGGCCTCAGATTGCAGGATGGATTGACAAGTAGTGAATGAACAAGGGAACTGGTTAGGAAGCTGTTGCAATACTTCAGGAAACAGATGGCTTGGTGGTAGCAGGGAAGATTTATATTTCTATGCAGACTCTACAGATTAGTCTAGAC
The sequence above is a segment of the Capra hircus breed San Clemente chromosome 23, ASM170441v1, whole genome shotgun sequence genome. Coding sequences within it:
- the LOC102187855 gene encoding olfactory receptor 2G3-like, which produces MAMINESLAGDFILVGFSDNPQLEKILFAVVLISYLLTLVGNTAIILISYLDPMLHTPMYYFLTHLSFVDLCFTTSIAPQLLWNLHGPYKTISPTGCAIQLYVSLALGSTECVLLAVMAFDRYAAVCRPLHYATVMHSRLCQSLVGMAWLSGVGNTLIQSTITLRLPRCGNRRIYHFICEVPAMVKLACVNIHANEVQLFMASLVLLLLPLTLILISYGCIAQAVMRIRSAQAWRKALGTCGSHLLVVTLFYGTITAVYIQPNSSYAHSQGKFITLLYTVVTPTLNPLIYTLRNKDVKGALKRLVQKDRAQQSEKL